One segment of Deltaproteobacteria bacterium DNA contains the following:
- a CDS encoding UPF0175 family protein, protein MAGKTVSIRINDDDYSFLLSLAQEEKRDLSKAVRELVERGRTMLAIEHYKKSKASIEKAARIAGVSISEMMEILKEHGVEANIEYEDYLKGLRNLRKVW, encoded by the coding sequence ATGGCCGGAAAAACCGTGAGCATACGCATAAACGACGACGACTACTCTTTTCTCTTGTCTTTGGCTCAAGAAGAGAAAAGGGATTTGTCAAAGGCGGTAAGGGAGCTTGTTGAACGTGGAAGGACAATGCTTGCAATAGAGCATTATAAGAAATCAAAGGCATCTATTGAGAAAGCGGCACGGATAGCTGGCGTTTCGATATCGGAGATGATGGAGATATTGAAGGAGCATGGTGTAGAGGCGAATATAGAGTACGAAGATTACCTGAAGGGGTTACGGAACCTGCGGAAAGTATGGTAG